The proteins below are encoded in one region of Misgurnus anguillicaudatus chromosome 24, ASM2758022v2, whole genome shotgun sequence:
- the LOC141361770 gene encoding uncharacterized protein — protein sequence MQTFSLPTEIALWKSCGATKTPEGIWMGPNQKPCLPKHFYSHFARLTHGLDHVSKGGMLTAMAQNWFTKGFSPVAQRHCENCHTCLGNNVARGVKHLWGIPFPEGPFTHVMMDYIELTAAEGKRYCLVMTDMFSKWTEATPTKHADSAGVTKMLLKDIIPRWGIPNKISSDNGAHFTAQVVKDVGKFLQINLTNHCAYHPQSGGAVEKENGTIKAKLSKMCEETKLNWVQCLPLVLMYMRMRVRDRTKLSPFEIIFGRPPHMGWEPHRATGDTLRNENDILQYCISMSSILQNISKQVKAALPRPAPQRALAQHQTRRFRVGEKPEEEILEGETVGGAISGSADDSHRREGRGACHLGARCPLPEGWSWTARCKPKGGRLVDCYGPLFRIGGNHRYLYTASLYKERHERTATAHKVLEDDSSILGLVWTHAHDIFNQDSLAQLHRVVLPNPNLQRKLINKGSRPQL from the exons ATGCAAACATTTTCTCTCCCAACAGAAATAGCTCTATGGAAATCGTGTGGAGCTACCAAAACTCCTGAAGGGATTTGGATGGGTCCAAATCAAAAACCTTGCTTACCTAAACACTTTTATTCCCATTTTGCTAGGTTGACACATGGCTTAGACCATGTGTCCAAAGGAGGAATGCTGACAGCTATGGCACAGAATTGGTTCACaaagggtttttctcctgtagCACAGAGACATTGTGAAAACTGTCATACATGTCTGGGTAATAATGTTGCAAGAGGGGTAAAGCACCTGTGGGGCATCCCATTTCCTGAGGGACCATTCACACATGTAATGATGGATTACATTGAATTGACAGCAGCAGAAGGTAAACGTTACTGTTTGGTGATGACAGACATGTTTTCAAAGTGGACTGAAGCCACCCCCACCAAACATGCAGACAGTGCTGGGGTGACAAAAATGCTGTTGAAAGACATTATTCCCCGATGGGGAATTCCAAACAAAATTTCCAGTGACAATGGAGCACACTTCACTGCTCAAGTGGTGAAAGATGTGGGtaaatttttgcaaatcaatttGACCAATCACTGTGCCTACCATCCACAAAGTGGAGGTGCAGTGGAAAAAGAGAATGGCACCATCAAGGCAAAACTAAGCAAAATGTGTGAAGAAACAAAATTGAATTGGGTTCAGTGCTTACCACTGGTACTCATGTACATGAGAATGAGGGTCAGAGACCGAACAAAATTGTCCCcttttgaaataatttttggaAGACCCCCACATATGGGGTGGGAACCACACAGGGCGACAGGTGATACCCTTCGAAATGAAAATGACATCTTGCAGTATTGTATTTCTATGTCTTCTATCCTTCAAAATATCTCAAAACAGGTTAAAGCAGCACTACCACGCCCCGCCCCGCAGAGGGCCTTGGCACAACATCAAACCAGGAGATTTCGGGTTGGTGAAAAACCTGAGGAGGAAATCCTGGAAGGCGAGACGGTGGGAGGGGCCATTTCAGGTTCTGCTGACGACTCACACCGCCGTGAAGGTCGCGGAGCATGCCACCTGGGTGCACGTTGCCCATTGCCGGAGGGTTGGTCCTGGACTGCAAGGTGTAAACCAAAGGGAGGACGGCTAGTCGACTGCTACGGACCACTTTTTCGTATTGGTGGGAACCACAGATACCTGTATACTGCAAGTTTATACAAAGAACGACACGAGAGAACTGCAACAGCTCACAAGGTATTGGAGGACGACTCCAGTATTCTGGGTTTGGTTTGGACACACGCACACGACATCTTTAAT CAGGATAGCTTGGCACAACTGCACCGTGTGGTCCTACCAAACCCGAACCTACAAAGGAAATTAATCAACAAGggctcacgaccccaactctaa